In Aquila chrysaetos chrysaetos unplaced genomic scaffold, bAquChr1.4, whole genome shotgun sequence, a single window of DNA contains:
- the GABBR1 gene encoding gamma-aminobutyric acid type B receptor subunit 1 isoform X2 produces the protein MLLLLLLSALSVEPNRAAIHVNLTEGCQIIHPPRDGGIRYRGLTPEEVQSVRFLPFDYEIEYVCRPDREIVGPKVRKCQRDGTWTAMGHPSRCLRTCPKMHLSLENGQAVARAMERVPVEGTWTEYSCNPGFRLVGSARSNCTKLGRWSTPKPICELRRPISGKKAVHVGALFPMSGGWPGGQACLPAVRMALEDINSRRDILPDYELRLIHHDSKCDPGQATKYLYELLYNDPIKIILMPGCSSVSTLVAEAARMWNLIVTLDDLDQRVKEAGLEITFRQSFFSDPAAPVRNLKRQDARIIVGLFYETEARKVFCEVYKEKLYGKKYVWFLIGWYADNWFRIKDPAINCTEAEMAEAVEGHVTTEIVMLNPENTRSISNMTSQEFIEKLQKRLGKNPEETGGFQEAPLAYDAIWALALALNKTSAELVKKGLRLEDFNYNNKNITDEIYRALNSSAFEGVSGHVVFDASGSRMAWTLIEQLQGGVYKKIGYYDSTKDNLSWYNNDKWIGGAPPADYTKVITTFRFLSQKLFISVSVLASLGILLAIICLAFNIYNGHVRYIQNSQPYLNNMTAVGCTLALAAVFPLGLDGYHIGPGLFPFVCQARLWLLGLGFSLAYGSMFTKIWWVHTVFTKKEEKKEKRKTLEPWKLYATVGLLVGLDVVTLIIWQIVDPLHRTIEEFTKEEPKTDTDVSILPQLEHCSSTKMNTWLGIFYGFKGLLLLLGIFLAYETKSVSTEKINDHRAVGMAIYNVAVLCLITAPVTMILSSQQDAAFAFASLAVVFSSYITLVVLFVPKMRRLITRGEWQSEQQDTMKTGSSTNNNEEEKSRLLEKENRELEKIIAEKEERVSELRQQLQDRQQLRSRRRSSNPSREADNHFSPGLSAAPAPPAPFYQPNLPLVRCLVSEQADKLGRGNCDGSRVHLLYK, from the exons atgctgctgctgctgctgctgtcggCGCTGAGCGTGGAGCCCAACCGGGCGGCCATCCACGTGAACCTCACCGAAG gctgCCAGATCATCCACCCGCCGCGGGACGGGGGGATCCGCTACCGGGGGCTGACCCCCGAGGAGGTGCAGAGCGTTCGCTTCCTCCCCTTCGACTACGAGATCGAGTACGTCTGCCGGCCCGACCGCGAGATCGTGGGGCCCAAGGTGCGCAAGTGCCAGCGCGACGGCACCTGGACCGCCATGGGCCACCCCAGCCGCTGCC TGAGGACCTGCCCCAAAATGCACCTGAGCCTGGAGAACGGGCAAGCGGTGGCGCGGGCGATGGAACGGGTGCCGGTGGAGGGGACGTGGACCGAGTACAGCTGCAATCCCGGGTTCCGCCTGGTAGGCAGCGCCCGCAGTAACTGCACCAAGTTGGGTCGTTGGagcacccccaaacccatcTGCGAGC TCCGTCGCCCTATCTCAG GCAAGAAGGCAGTACACGTCGGGGCGCTCTTCCCCATGAGCGGGGGGTGGCCGGGGGGCCAGGCCTGCCTCCCCGCCGTCCGAATGGCCTTGGAGGACATCAACAGTCGGAGGGACATCTTGCCCGATTACGAGTTGCGGCTCATCCATCATGACAGTAAA tgtGACCCCGGCCAGGCCACCAAGTACCTCTACGAGCTTCTCTACAACGACCCCATCAAGATCATCCTCATGCCCGGTTGTAGCAGCGTCTCCACGCTGGTGGCCGAGGCCGCCCGGATGTGGAACCTCATCGTG ACCCTCGATGACCTGGACCAGCGGGTGAAGGAAGCCGGTTTGGAGATCACCTTCCGCCAGAGCTTCTTCTCCGACCCCGCCGCGCCCGTGCGCAACCTCAAG CGCCAGGACGCCCGTATCATTGTGGGGCTCTTCTATGAGACGGAGGCGCGTAAGGTCTTCTGCGAg GTCTACAAGGAGAAGCTATATGGCAAGAAGTACGTCTGGTTCCTCATTGGCTGGTACGCCGACAACTGGTTCCGCATCAAGGATCCGGCCATCAACTGCACCGAGGCGGAGATGGCCGAGGCCGTGGAAGGTCACGTCACCACCGAGATCGTCATGCTCAACCCTGAGAACACCCGCAGCATCTCCAACATG ACGTCCCAGGAGTTCATtgagaagctgcagaagaggcTGGGCAAGAACCCTGAGGAGACAGGTGGCTTTCAGGAGGCACCTCTGGCCTACGATGCCATCTGGGCGCTGGCCCTGGCCCTCAACAAGACCTCGGCAGAGCTGGTCAAGAAGGGGTTGCGCCTGGAGGACTTCAACTACAACAACAAGAACATCACCGATGAGATCTACCGGGCCCTCAACTCCTCTGCCTTTGAGGGTGTCTCG GGACACGTTGTCTTTGATGCCAGTGGCTCCCGCATGGCCTGGACACTCATTGAGCAGCTGCAAG GAGGTGTCTACAAGAAGATTGGCTACTACGACAGCACCAAGGACAATCTGTCCTGGTACAACAATGACAAGTGGATTG GAGGTGCCCCTCCAGCTGACTACACCAAGGTCATCACCACCTTCCGATTCCTGTCCCAGAAGCTCTTCATCTCCGTCTCGGTGCTGGCCTCATTGGGCATCCTCCTGGCCATCATCTGCCTGGCCTTCAACATCTACAATGGGCATGTCCG GTACATCCAGAACTCACAGCCATACCTGAACAACATGACGGCTGTGGGCTGCACGCTGGCGCTCGCTGCCGTCTTCCCCCTGGGACTCGACGGGTACCACATCGGGCCGGGGCTTTTCCCTTTCGTCTGTCAG GCCCGGCTGTGGCTCCTCGGGCTGGGGTTCAGCCTGGCGTATGGCAGCATGTTCACCAAGATCTGGTGGGTCCACACTGTCTTCAccaagaaggaggagaagaaggagaagaggaag ACCCTGGAGCCTTGGAAGCTGTATGCCACCGTGGGGCTGCTTGTGGGGCTGGACGTGGTCACGCTGATCATCTGGCAAATCGTGGACCCCCTGCACCGCACCATCGAG GAGTTCACCAAGGAGGAGCCCAAGACGGACACGGACGTCTCCATCCTGCCCCAGCTGGAGCATTGCAGCTCCACCAAGATGAACACGTGGCTCG ggATATTTTATGGCTTCAAggggttgctgctgctgctgggcatcTTTCTGGCGTATGAGACTAAGAGCGTGTCCACGGAGAAGATCAATGACCACCGAGCAGTGGGCATGGCAATCTACAACGTGGCG GTCCTCTGCCTCATCACGGCACCCGTCACCATGATCCTCAGCAGCCAACAGGACGCGGCCTTCGCCTTCGCCTCGTTGGCTGTCGTCTTCTCCTCCTACATCACCTTGGTTGTCCTCTTCGTCCCCAAG ATGCGACGTCTCATCACCCGAGGTGAGTGGCAGTCGGAGCAGCAGGACACCATGAAGACGGGCTCATCCACCAACAACAATGAGGAGGAGAAATCCCGACTGTTGGAGAAGGAGAACCGGGAGCTGGAGAAAATCATTGCCgag AAAGAGGAACGTGTATCAGAGCTCCGCCAGCAGCTCCAGGACCGCCAGCAGCTCCGGTCCCGCCGACGGTCATCCAACCCTTCCCGTGAGGCTGACAACCATTTCTCTCCGGGGTTGagcgccgccccggcccccccggcccccttCTACCAGCCCAACCTCCCCCTGGTCCGCTGCCTGGTCTCAGAACAAGCCGACAAGCTCGGCCGGGGCAACTGTGACGGTAGCCGCGTCCATCTCCTCTATAAGTGA
- the GABBR1 gene encoding gamma-aminobutyric acid type B receptor subunit 1 isoform X1, with the protein MLLLLLLSALSVEPNRAAIHVNLTEGCQIIHPPRDGGIRYRGLTPEEVQSVRFLPFDYEIEYVCRPDREIVGPKVRKCQRDGTWTAMGHPSRCLRTCPKMHLSLENGQAVARAMERVPVEGTWTEYSCNPGFRLVGSARSNCTKLGRWSTPKPICELRRPISGKKAVHVGALFPMSGGWPGGQACLPAVRMALEDINSRRDILPDYELRLIHHDSKCDPGQATKYLYELLYNDPIKIILMPGCSSVSTLVAEAARMWNLIVLSYGSSSPALSNRQRFPTFFRTHPSATLHNPTRVQLFKKWGWTKIATIQQTTEVFTSTLDDLDQRVKEAGLEITFRQSFFSDPAAPVRNLKRQDARIIVGLFYETEARKVFCEVYKEKLYGKKYVWFLIGWYADNWFRIKDPAINCTEAEMAEAVEGHVTTEIVMLNPENTRSISNMTSQEFIEKLQKRLGKNPEETGGFQEAPLAYDAIWALALALNKTSAELVKKGLRLEDFNYNNKNITDEIYRALNSSAFEGVSGHVVFDASGSRMAWTLIEQLQGGVYKKIGYYDSTKDNLSWYNNDKWIGGAPPADYTKVITTFRFLSQKLFISVSVLASLGILLAIICLAFNIYNGHVRYIQNSQPYLNNMTAVGCTLALAAVFPLGLDGYHIGPGLFPFVCQARLWLLGLGFSLAYGSMFTKIWWVHTVFTKKEEKKEKRKTLEPWKLYATVGLLVGLDVVTLIIWQIVDPLHRTIEEFTKEEPKTDTDVSILPQLEHCSSTKMNTWLGIFYGFKGLLLLLGIFLAYETKSVSTEKINDHRAVGMAIYNVAVLCLITAPVTMILSSQQDAAFAFASLAVVFSSYITLVVLFVPKMRRLITRGEWQSEQQDTMKTGSSTNNNEEEKSRLLEKENRELEKIIAEKEERVSELRQQLQDRQQLRSRRRSSNPSREADNHFSPGLSAAPAPPAPFYQPNLPLVRCLVSEQADKLGRGNCDGSRVHLLYK; encoded by the exons atgctgctgctgctgctgctgtcggCGCTGAGCGTGGAGCCCAACCGGGCGGCCATCCACGTGAACCTCACCGAAG gctgCCAGATCATCCACCCGCCGCGGGACGGGGGGATCCGCTACCGGGGGCTGACCCCCGAGGAGGTGCAGAGCGTTCGCTTCCTCCCCTTCGACTACGAGATCGAGTACGTCTGCCGGCCCGACCGCGAGATCGTGGGGCCCAAGGTGCGCAAGTGCCAGCGCGACGGCACCTGGACCGCCATGGGCCACCCCAGCCGCTGCC TGAGGACCTGCCCCAAAATGCACCTGAGCCTGGAGAACGGGCAAGCGGTGGCGCGGGCGATGGAACGGGTGCCGGTGGAGGGGACGTGGACCGAGTACAGCTGCAATCCCGGGTTCCGCCTGGTAGGCAGCGCCCGCAGTAACTGCACCAAGTTGGGTCGTTGGagcacccccaaacccatcTGCGAGC TCCGTCGCCCTATCTCAG GCAAGAAGGCAGTACACGTCGGGGCGCTCTTCCCCATGAGCGGGGGGTGGCCGGGGGGCCAGGCCTGCCTCCCCGCCGTCCGAATGGCCTTGGAGGACATCAACAGTCGGAGGGACATCTTGCCCGATTACGAGTTGCGGCTCATCCATCATGACAGTAAA tgtGACCCCGGCCAGGCCACCAAGTACCTCTACGAGCTTCTCTACAACGACCCCATCAAGATCATCCTCATGCCCGGTTGTAGCAGCGTCTCCACGCTGGTGGCCGAGGCCGCCCGGATGTGGAACCTCATCGTG CTTTCCTACGGCTCCAGCTCCCCCGCCCTCTCCAACCGCCAGCGCTTCCCCACCTTCTTCCGCACCCACCCCTCGGCCACCCTGCACAACCCCACCCGCGTCCAGCTCTTCAAGAAGTGGGGCTGGACCAAGATCGCCACCATCCAGCAGACCACGGAGGTCTTCACCTCG ACCCTCGATGACCTGGACCAGCGGGTGAAGGAAGCCGGTTTGGAGATCACCTTCCGCCAGAGCTTCTTCTCCGACCCCGCCGCGCCCGTGCGCAACCTCAAG CGCCAGGACGCCCGTATCATTGTGGGGCTCTTCTATGAGACGGAGGCGCGTAAGGTCTTCTGCGAg GTCTACAAGGAGAAGCTATATGGCAAGAAGTACGTCTGGTTCCTCATTGGCTGGTACGCCGACAACTGGTTCCGCATCAAGGATCCGGCCATCAACTGCACCGAGGCGGAGATGGCCGAGGCCGTGGAAGGTCACGTCACCACCGAGATCGTCATGCTCAACCCTGAGAACACCCGCAGCATCTCCAACATG ACGTCCCAGGAGTTCATtgagaagctgcagaagaggcTGGGCAAGAACCCTGAGGAGACAGGTGGCTTTCAGGAGGCACCTCTGGCCTACGATGCCATCTGGGCGCTGGCCCTGGCCCTCAACAAGACCTCGGCAGAGCTGGTCAAGAAGGGGTTGCGCCTGGAGGACTTCAACTACAACAACAAGAACATCACCGATGAGATCTACCGGGCCCTCAACTCCTCTGCCTTTGAGGGTGTCTCG GGACACGTTGTCTTTGATGCCAGTGGCTCCCGCATGGCCTGGACACTCATTGAGCAGCTGCAAG GAGGTGTCTACAAGAAGATTGGCTACTACGACAGCACCAAGGACAATCTGTCCTGGTACAACAATGACAAGTGGATTG GAGGTGCCCCTCCAGCTGACTACACCAAGGTCATCACCACCTTCCGATTCCTGTCCCAGAAGCTCTTCATCTCCGTCTCGGTGCTGGCCTCATTGGGCATCCTCCTGGCCATCATCTGCCTGGCCTTCAACATCTACAATGGGCATGTCCG GTACATCCAGAACTCACAGCCATACCTGAACAACATGACGGCTGTGGGCTGCACGCTGGCGCTCGCTGCCGTCTTCCCCCTGGGACTCGACGGGTACCACATCGGGCCGGGGCTTTTCCCTTTCGTCTGTCAG GCCCGGCTGTGGCTCCTCGGGCTGGGGTTCAGCCTGGCGTATGGCAGCATGTTCACCAAGATCTGGTGGGTCCACACTGTCTTCAccaagaaggaggagaagaaggagaagaggaag ACCCTGGAGCCTTGGAAGCTGTATGCCACCGTGGGGCTGCTTGTGGGGCTGGACGTGGTCACGCTGATCATCTGGCAAATCGTGGACCCCCTGCACCGCACCATCGAG GAGTTCACCAAGGAGGAGCCCAAGACGGACACGGACGTCTCCATCCTGCCCCAGCTGGAGCATTGCAGCTCCACCAAGATGAACACGTGGCTCG ggATATTTTATGGCTTCAAggggttgctgctgctgctgggcatcTTTCTGGCGTATGAGACTAAGAGCGTGTCCACGGAGAAGATCAATGACCACCGAGCAGTGGGCATGGCAATCTACAACGTGGCG GTCCTCTGCCTCATCACGGCACCCGTCACCATGATCCTCAGCAGCCAACAGGACGCGGCCTTCGCCTTCGCCTCGTTGGCTGTCGTCTTCTCCTCCTACATCACCTTGGTTGTCCTCTTCGTCCCCAAG ATGCGACGTCTCATCACCCGAGGTGAGTGGCAGTCGGAGCAGCAGGACACCATGAAGACGGGCTCATCCACCAACAACAATGAGGAGGAGAAATCCCGACTGTTGGAGAAGGAGAACCGGGAGCTGGAGAAAATCATTGCCgag AAAGAGGAACGTGTATCAGAGCTCCGCCAGCAGCTCCAGGACCGCCAGCAGCTCCGGTCCCGCCGACGGTCATCCAACCCTTCCCGTGAGGCTGACAACCATTTCTCTCCGGGGTTGagcgccgccccggcccccccggcccccttCTACCAGCCCAACCTCCCCCTGGTCCGCTGCCTGGTCTCAGAACAAGCCGACAAGCTCGGCCGGGGCAACTGTGACGGTAGCCGCGTCCATCTCCTCTATAAGTGA
- the LOC115338212 gene encoding RING finger protein 225-like, with the protein MAEDTEGVPSLDCVICFAPYDRLFKVPKVLGCGHTFCLECLARVTVVAPAAPTLLCPICRRPTALPRCRGPPALPTRADLLALLPPGPTGSVRFSRPKGLLYVPPGHPKPADQVPTVTLSLELGRPEPPAPPNRGWPWISGRWSLYRAVALMVALVVGGGLVLCGVFLFFLQPVACSEGGPVTNSTWGELGWPPY; encoded by the coding sequence ATGGCCGAGGACACCGAGGGGGTCCCCTCCCTGGATTGCGTCATCTGCTTTGCCCCCTACGATCGTCTCTTCAAGGTGCCCAAGGTGTTGGGGTGCGGTCACACCTTCTGCCTCGAATGCCTGGCCAGGGTCACCGTGGtggcccccgccgcccccaccTTGCTCTGCCCCATCTGCCGCCGCCCCACGGCGTTGCCCCGCTGCCGCGGACCCCCGGCTTTGCCCACCCGTGCCGATCTCCTGGCTCTCCTACCCCCTGGCCCCACCGGCTCCGTCCGCTTCAGCCGTCCTAAGGGGCTGCTCTACGTCCCCCCCGGGCACCCCAAACCCGCCGACCAGGTCCCCACTGTGACCCTCAGCCTGGAATTGGGGCGACCCgagccccccgctccccccaaCCGGGGCTGGCCCTGGATCTCTGGTCGGTGGTCTCTGTACCGAGCGGTGGCTTTGATGGTGGCCTTGGTGGTGGGAGGGGGTTTGGTGCTCTGCGGagtcttcctcttcttcctccagcccGTGGCATGCAGTGAGGGAGGGCCAGTGACAAACAGCacctggggagagctgggctggccCCCATATTAA
- the RPS5 gene encoding 40S ribosomal protein S5 yields MTDWETAPAVTETPDIKLFGKWSTDDVQINDISLQDYIAVKEKYAKYLPHSAGRYAAKRFRKAQCPIVERLTNSMMMHGRNNGKKLMTVRIVKHAFEIIHLLTGENPLQVLVNAIINSGPREDSTRIGRAGTVRRQAVDVSPLRRVNQAIWLLCTGAREAAFRNIKTIAECLADELINAAKGSSNSYAIKKKDELERVAKSNR; encoded by the exons ATGACCGACTGGGAGACGGCACCCGCCGTCACCGAGACGCCCGACATCAAACTCTTTGGCAAATGGAGCACCGATGATGTGCAGATCAATGATATCTCCCTCCAG GATTACATTGCCGTGAAGGAAAAATACGCCAAGTACCTGCCCCACAGCGCCGGGCGCTACGCAGCCAAGCGTTTTCGTAAAGCCCAATGTCCCATTGTTGAGCGACTCACCAATTCCATGATGATGCACGGCCGGAACAACGGCAAGAAGTTAATGACCGTGCGCATCGTTAAGCATGCCTTTGAGATCATCCATCTGCTTACTGGGGAG AACCCCCTGCAAGTCCTGGTTAACGCCATCATTAACTCCGGACCCCGTGAGGACTCAACCCGTATCGGCCGTGCCGGTACAGTCCGTAGACAGGCTGTGGACGTGTCCCCCCTGCGCCGTGTCAACCAG GCCATCTGGCTGCTCTGCACTGGAGCCCGTGAAGCTGCTTTCCGTAACATCAAAACCATCGCCGAGTGCTTGGCCGACGAACTCATCAACGCCGCCAAG GGCTCTTCCAACTCCTACGCCATCAAGAAGAAGGACGAGCTGGAGCGTGTGGCCAAGTCCAACCGTTAA
- the LOC115338208 gene encoding HLA class II histocompatibility antigen, DM beta chain isoform X2, translating to MSRPWRPPARPALATGDARPTTGPYWVSPPPPRHPHPHLGWGAFLVHVASSCPLAANGSVLDFDFTLVFNKNPLVCYEPDAQHFTPCDWGLLRPFATVVAAFLNNGTGWVQRAEARRRACRDLAPRFWSSTMLRRTPPQARIISSKTSNTRASVLLTCHVWGFYPAEVTVSWLLNGNVVGPGERPPTSAIPNGDWTYQTRVTLTAAPTAGDTFSCLVQHVSLDEPLLEEWSPGLSPGLTVKVAVATVLMVLGLSFFIVGVYCYRGKPPAPGYTPLPGDTYPAGSI from the exons ATGTCTCGGCCATGGCGGCCGCCCGCGCGTCCTGCTCTGGCAACTGGTGACGCCCGTCCAACAACCGGCCCGTAttgggtgtcccccccccccccccgccaccctcACCCCCATCTTGGGTGGG GCGCCTTCCTGGTGCACGTGGCCAGCTCCTGCCCGCTGGCCGCCAACGGCTCCGTGCTGGATTTCGACTTCACCCTCGTCTTCAACAAGAACCCGCTGGTCTGTTACGAGCCCGACGCCCAGCACTTCACCCCCTGCGACTGGGGGCTGCTCCGTCCCTTCGCCACCGTCGTCGCCGCCTTCCTCAACAACGGCACCGGCTGGGTGCAGCGCGCCGAAGCCCGGCGCCGGGCTTGCCGCGACCTGGCCCCCCGATTCTGGTCCTCCACCATGCTGCGACGGA CACCCCCCCAAGCCCGCATCATCTCCTCCAAGACCAGCAACACCAGGGCATCCGTCCTCCTCACCTGCCACGTCTGGGGCTTCTACCCCGCCGAGGTGACCGTCAGTTGGCTGCTCAACGGGAACGTGGTGGGCCCCGGTGAACGCCCCCCCACCTCCGCCATCCCCAACGGCGACTGGACCTACCAGACGCGGGTGACCTTGACGGCGGCCCCGACGGCCGGGGACACCTTCTCGTGCTTGGTGCAACACGTCAGCCTGGATGAGCCCCTCCTGGAAGAGTGGA GTCCCGGCTTGTCCCCGGGGTTGACGGTGAAGGTGGCCGTGGCCACCGTGCTGATGGTGTTGGGGCTCAGCTTCTTCATCGTCGGCGTCTACTGCTACCGGGGCAAGCCACCGGCACCGG GTTACACTCCCCTCCCCGGAGACACCTACCCCGCAG gaagCATCTGA
- the LOC115338208 gene encoding HLA class II histocompatibility antigen, DM beta chain isoform X3, producing the protein MLVLLGLVLGIRGAGAFLVHVASSCPLAANGSVLDFDFTLVFNKNPLVCYEPDAQHFTPCDWGLLRPFATVVAAFLNNGTGWVQRAEARRRACRDLAPRFWSSTMLRRTPPQARIISSKTSNTRASVLLTCHVWGFYPAEVTVSWLLNGNVVGPGERPPTSAIPNGDWTYQTRVTLTAAPTAGDTFSCLVQHVSLDEPLLEEWSPGLSPGLTVKVAVATVLMVLGLSFFIVGVYCYRGKPPAPGYTPLPGDTYPAAGSI; encoded by the exons atgctggtgctgctgggccTGGTGCTGGGTATCCGGGGGGCAG GCGCCTTCCTGGTGCACGTGGCCAGCTCCTGCCCGCTGGCCGCCAACGGCTCCGTGCTGGATTTCGACTTCACCCTCGTCTTCAACAAGAACCCGCTGGTCTGTTACGAGCCCGACGCCCAGCACTTCACCCCCTGCGACTGGGGGCTGCTCCGTCCCTTCGCCACCGTCGTCGCCGCCTTCCTCAACAACGGCACCGGCTGGGTGCAGCGCGCCGAAGCCCGGCGCCGGGCTTGCCGCGACCTGGCCCCCCGATTCTGGTCCTCCACCATGCTGCGACGGA CACCCCCCCAAGCCCGCATCATCTCCTCCAAGACCAGCAACACCAGGGCATCCGTCCTCCTCACCTGCCACGTCTGGGGCTTCTACCCCGCCGAGGTGACCGTCAGTTGGCTGCTCAACGGGAACGTGGTGGGCCCCGGTGAACGCCCCCCCACCTCCGCCATCCCCAACGGCGACTGGACCTACCAGACGCGGGTGACCTTGACGGCGGCCCCGACGGCCGGGGACACCTTCTCGTGCTTGGTGCAACACGTCAGCCTGGATGAGCCCCTCCTGGAAGAGTGGA GTCCCGGCTTGTCCCCGGGGTTGACGGTGAAGGTGGCCGTGGCCACCGTGCTGATGGTGTTGGGGCTCAGCTTCTTCATCGTCGGCGTCTACTGCTACCGGGGCAAGCCACCGGCACCGG GTTACACTCCCCTCCCCGGAGACACCTACCCCGCAG caggaagCATCTGA
- the LOC115338208 gene encoding HLA class II histocompatibility antigen, DM beta chain isoform X1, whose product MSRPWRPPARPALATGDARPTTGPYWVSPPPPRHPHPHLGWGAFLVHVASSCPLAANGSVLDFDFTLVFNKNPLVCYEPDAQHFTPCDWGLLRPFATVVAAFLNNGTGWVQRAEARRRACRDLAPRFWSSTMLRRTPPQARIISSKTSNTRASVLLTCHVWGFYPAEVTVSWLLNGNVVGPGERPPTSAIPNGDWTYQTRVTLTAAPTAGDTFSCLVQHVSLDEPLLEEWSPGLSPGLTVKVAVATVLMVLGLSFFIVGVYCYRGKPPAPGYTPLPGDTYPAAGSI is encoded by the exons ATGTCTCGGCCATGGCGGCCGCCCGCGCGTCCTGCTCTGGCAACTGGTGACGCCCGTCCAACAACCGGCCCGTAttgggtgtcccccccccccccccgccaccctcACCCCCATCTTGGGTGGG GCGCCTTCCTGGTGCACGTGGCCAGCTCCTGCCCGCTGGCCGCCAACGGCTCCGTGCTGGATTTCGACTTCACCCTCGTCTTCAACAAGAACCCGCTGGTCTGTTACGAGCCCGACGCCCAGCACTTCACCCCCTGCGACTGGGGGCTGCTCCGTCCCTTCGCCACCGTCGTCGCCGCCTTCCTCAACAACGGCACCGGCTGGGTGCAGCGCGCCGAAGCCCGGCGCCGGGCTTGCCGCGACCTGGCCCCCCGATTCTGGTCCTCCACCATGCTGCGACGGA CACCCCCCCAAGCCCGCATCATCTCCTCCAAGACCAGCAACACCAGGGCATCCGTCCTCCTCACCTGCCACGTCTGGGGCTTCTACCCCGCCGAGGTGACCGTCAGTTGGCTGCTCAACGGGAACGTGGTGGGCCCCGGTGAACGCCCCCCCACCTCCGCCATCCCCAACGGCGACTGGACCTACCAGACGCGGGTGACCTTGACGGCGGCCCCGACGGCCGGGGACACCTTCTCGTGCTTGGTGCAACACGTCAGCCTGGATGAGCCCCTCCTGGAAGAGTGGA GTCCCGGCTTGTCCCCGGGGTTGACGGTGAAGGTGGCCGTGGCCACCGTGCTGATGGTGTTGGGGCTCAGCTTCTTCATCGTCGGCGTCTACTGCTACCGGGGCAAGCCACCGGCACCGG GTTACACTCCCCTCCCCGGAGACACCTACCCCGCAG caggaagCATCTGA